The Salvelinus namaycush isolate Seneca chromosome 31, SaNama_1.0, whole genome shotgun sequence genomic interval aggtgggaaggtgtggaggtgctttgctggtgacactgtcagtgatttatttagaattcaaggcgcccttaaccagcatggctaccacagcattctgcagcgatacgccatcccatctggtttgcacttagtcccactatcatttgtttttcaaaaggacaatgacccaacacacctccaggctgcgtaagggctatttgaccaagaaggagagtgatggagtgctgcaagagatgatctggcctccacaatcacccgacctcaacccaattgagatgttttcaatcaatcaaatacacgtgcttagcagatgttattgctggtgtagcaaaatgcttgtgtttctagctccaacagtgcaataatatctaacaagtaatatttaacaatacacacaatctaaagtaaaggaatagaATTAAGActataaatatttggatgagcaatgtcagagcggtaTAGACTAAGACaaagtagaataggatagaattcAGTATATGCATATGAGGAATGCAAAATATGgcgacattattaaagtggccagtgatttcaagtctatgtatatagggcagcagcctctgtgctagtgatggctctttaacagtctgatggccttgagatagaagctgtttttcagtctctcggtcccagctttgatgcacctgtactgacctcgctttctggatgatagcggggtgaacaggcagtggctcgggggattgttgtccttgatgatgcttgatgctccctctgctgtttcctgaaggtttgggatgagttggactgcagagtgaaggaaaagcagccaacaagtgctcagcatatgccgggaactgcttcaagactgttggaaaagctttccaggtgaagctggttgacagaatgcaaAGAGCGTGCAACGCtttcatcaaagcaaagggtggctactttgaagaatctaaaatatattttgacttgtttaacactttttttggttactacatgattccatatgtgttatttcatagttttgatgtattcactattactctacaatgtagaacatttttaaaaataaagaaaaaccctggaatgagtaggtgtgtccatacttttgactggtactttttgttagatactactgcactgtcggaactagacgCACAataatttcgctacactcgcattaacatctgctaaccatgtgtatgtgaacaataaaattgtatttgatttttactgtatatatatatataagaccactatccctagaaggccagcatcccggagtcgcctcttcactgttgacattgagactggtgttttgcgggtactatttaatgaagctggacagttttattgcttctttaattagcacaacagttttcagctgtgctaacataattgcaaaagggttttctaatgatcaattagccttttaaaatgctaaacttggattagttaacacaacgtgccattggaacacaggagtgatggttgctgataatgggcctctgtgcgcctatgtagatattccattaaaaatcagccatttccagctacactgtatttctgatcaatttgatgttattttaatggacataaaaatgtgcttttctttcaaaaacaaggacatttctaagtgacccaaaacttttgaatggtagtgtatgtatgtatatatatatatattgcacgGACTCTTCCattggctctatgcacactcactggactctacccacacatttacacatactacactgacactccaacacacacacacacatgcatattgacgcaacacacacactcacacatagacacactttcacactcttcacatatgctgctgctactgtttatgaTCTACCCTGATTttctagtcacttttacccctaccaacatgcactgtacatattatgtaaattacctcgactacctcgtacccctgcacattgactcggtaccggtagtccttgtatatagccttgttattgtaattttattgtgttactatttcctcacctcgtacccctgcacattgagtcGGTGCCGGTACTTCTTGTATATAATctagttattgttattttattgtgttactatttcctttttttatttagcaaatgttTCATACTTTttaattctgcattgttgggaaatggctcgtaagtaagtatttcactgtaaagtctacacctgttgtattcagcgcatgtgacaaataacatttgatttgattggaaaatatgtattttccggatgttgaaatcaggttaattttcggttctgaatgaaagttgaaaagacatcatttacagatgtTGAAAATAAGAGTGTCTACTGaattaccaaaatgtaaatgtaaaaataatcACTTGCAAAACATGCttggtattattctaatgagctccgcccCCAAACAGGTTCAAATTTGATCAGTCaggaccagaccaaatctgaactaATCATAGATGTCTAGgctgtttcacaagtttgaacagcacagtacagtatgcCACAGTTCAGCACAGTAGAGAAtggtacaggacagtagagttTTATTCAGTAGtttagttcagtagagtacattagCGTAAAGTagggtacaatacagtacattatactgtactatactcgaCTTTTATTTATtgactggaccaaatctgaaccaattataAACGTCTAGGTTTGTGCCAAATGTGGTCCggacgttgaaatcaaggccggtcctGACCTCACCAAAAACCTcaccaaaaaaagaaaaaaaaaaggctGATCCAGACAGGACCAAAAAAAGACGTCCAAAAGACGTTGGTGTTGGTCCGTGCTTGGTGGGTGGGTTCATTGGGCTCATCAAGCCGCTGCTACCGAAGCAAGAGACCCTGGATTGGACGATTTCTCCTTTCATTTCAGTAGGCTAGCAGCTTTCATAGCCTCTTAGCAGACGGGGGAGAAGTGTCAGATGCAGGGAAAGGGGTAGCTAGGTAACCCGGCTTGTCAAGGTTTACGATGGAAATGGCACCAAACGTTACGCTTGACCTTTAATCAGGACACAGAAACTCGATCTGCTGACGATTCCTGCCTAGTATCTGCCATTTTTACGTCATTCGAGGCATTTTTCAAACGTGTTAGGCTACTATAGCCACAAGCTggcaggctagctagctaaattaatATGCTTAACGTTACCTGAAAGAGAGCATGTTGGCTATTAATGGATAAGCAAATTTTCGTGTGCTAACTGTGGTGGAAACGAAATAATTATGGCTGATACATGTTcaagagggatggaaagaggcaGAGGAAGGATTACATCAGATTCTATGACGAGAGGCGCATATCCTCAACAGTATGTTCACCCTGGCACACAGCAGCAGGGCATAGACATTCAGGAGCTTGCCTCTAAACGTGTCGATATCCAGAAGAAACGGTTTTATTTGGACGTAAAACAAAGTGCACGGGGCAGATTCCTAAAAATTGCAGAGGTTTGGATTGGAAGAGGCCGCCATGATAACATCAGGAAGAGCAAATTAACGCTGTCCATGTCAATGGCACCCGATCTACGATATTGCCTGGGTGACTTCATCGATTATTACGCTCACATTGGGTTGCGAGGTGGCCTGGTACCACGGCCAGAAGTGCAGAGCAATGGCCAGGGCCGCCCCCAAGATTCCCGCAGAAGACAGCAAGATCACCACCACGCAGCATCAGTATCTCCCACCGGCTCTGCGGTGTCGGAGGAGCATACTCATCGCGTCCTGAAGAGTGAATTCATTGAGAGAGACAATAGAAAGTACTATCTGGACCTGAAAGAGAACCAGCGAGGCAGGTTCCTCCGCATCAGACAGACTGTCAGCAGAGGACATGGCACCATGGGTTACTACGGCCAGGGCATCGAGCAGACCATAGTGTTGCCGGCTCAAGGGCTAATCGAATTCAGAGATGCACTGTCGCAGCTTATTGAAGACTACGGCGATGGTGATGCCACGGATGAGCGTGGAAGAGGCAATAGGAACCACGAAGAATCCCCCGAGCTTCCCGAGGCAGAATCCTTTCGAGTGGACAATAAGAGGTTTTATTTCGACGTTGGTTCCAACCGGTACGGTGTCTTTTTGAAGATTAGCGAGGTACGACAGCCATACAGGAACACCATAACAGTCCCCATGAAAGCCTGGGCCAGATTTGGAGAGAATTTCATCAGGTATGAGGGGGAAATGCGGCGAATTTTCACCTGTCACGAGAAGAGGACAGAGACTCGCGAGGACGGTGAAGACCAAGAGGATTGACAATGGCATGCTATGGTTGTTAGAGGTTTCTAGTGATGGTGGGTTAAAACGGAAAAGGGAAAAGGTAAACGTGACAATATCCTAGTTTATAAGAAAAAGTATTCTCAATGTACCTctataatactgtactgtatgactaTTGTCAACTAGCACTTTTACATTTTTTCATGGTTATTGTGTTTCATTCGTATATTTAGATTATGGCATCCGTTTTGAAATCGGTGCAGGAGGACGGGTTGCCTATTCTTGCACAATGAAAACTGATATACAAAATGCTAGATGATGATATAGCTAGGTCATTTATATGAAGCGTAGAAAAATGTTTCGTTGTGGTCGACTGTCCATTTAAAgaattgcagtgtgtgtgtgaatgtacgTGCGTGTGCGCATGTGCTTGTTTgagtgaagaagaaaaaaaggtgAGCCCCATATACCTCAGGGTGAGACATGATAGTGTACAACTTCCGGTATTCCACCAGCATTGGCAGTGGGGTGTATTGTAAGATTTACTGCTGAAGACTAGACATGATATTGTTGTTAAAACATCAACAATCATTTGCTCTGTGCAGTTAGTATTTAATGATTGAGGATTTAATCTTAGTATAGAATAAACAAGGATGAAGGATTTTGGGTATTGTTATCCGTGTGGTTTGGGCACTAaccaaataatataataataataataataataataatagtacttGATAGAAATGCACACTAGCACTAGCCTGAACTCCAGAGCCTGTtttgctaacattccactccttgtactcCGTGTCATGCCAAACATGACATGACATAGCAAAGAGTGGAATGATAActcaaacagactggtacccatgCTACACTACTATGAGAATATGTATCTTTAAACAATGTCTGTCTGCAAAATAACCATCTAATGCCTATATGAAAGATATGATTCATGGGCTTAGATATGATATACAAAGTGGGAGATGTCAATCAAGAAACTGTTGATCAGCAGTGATGCTGTAATTTCTTAGTTATAACGGTAGTGTCACATCATCTCATATACATTCACACACAGCTTTGACAGAAAGATAGGCTATTATTCATGCAATCTACTTTTTATCGCACCACCAAGCACAGTAGAGGTTCATTCCATGTTTTtggagtgcatcccaaatggcaccctattccctgtatagtgccctacttttgaccagggcccatagggatctggtcaaaggtagtgcactataaaggggaaaACGGTGTCATTTGGAACGGAGTCTTGGTGTAGCCTTAAAACTGATTATGTTCCAGAATTTCAGTAAAGATTCTGATGCCTTCACAAATCTTGCAATGATACTTGAAACATTGAGATCCAGCCCATGCAGCTATCAATGCACCCCAGATACCCTTACTACTAACAGGTGCAACTTAGTCTGTGTCCCCCCCCAAAATTATCATTATCACATTGTGTATTTTAAAAGTTATTTAATGCATTTGACTGTGTCATTTATTAACATATTAACAAATTCATTTTAAGTGAAAACCACTTGGATTTTCTGATGATCTGCTATACAATATTTTTAGTGTCAAGTCATGCTGAGAAAAGCTCCTAACACAGGTCATCTTTAATGATATAGGCTTTGTTGCCTATgtgttaattaagcaataaggcacgagggggtgtggtatatgggcaatataccacggctaagggttgttcttatgcacgacggaTTGCGGAGTCCCTGggcacagcccttagccatggtatattggctatatacaacaaaaccccgaggtgccttattgctattataaactggttaccaacttaattagagcagtaaaaataaattttCTGTCATACCCgtagtatacggtctgatataccatggctgtcagccaatcagcattcagggctcgaaccacccagtttataaagagTCTCTACACACGTAGAGGCTGGTTAGGCAGCAGACAGTTTAGCCCTTGTCACAGGTACCTCGGAGATCTTTAAACGACAGGTGATATATTGTTGCCACATTTTAGACCTCTGGAGCTTTTACTATAACATTTTTTACTAGgtctgggaattgccagggacctcacgatattatcacaatacttaggtgccgatacgatatgtattgcgattctcacgattctatatgtattgcgatttgatgttccaaatgtattgctcaccatatgtctgctgcagagagacaagagagtgTCATGAGTaaacaagttttgatcagtcagggtAATAAAATGGCTGAAAACAGGTTGGCTCAGTATttaagaagatggagaacaagctataggaggAAAGATACCAGAgttttggcgcaggtacagccaactagcgctaGCTAATGCTATCTACAGTAGCAAGAAATATCTATAATATTGtcaaaaaataatattgcgatatgtaaaTGTATCgattttgttttaaatattttttttaatccattaaTAATTTTCATCATTTAGGGTCTGTGTCCACGAAACCGCTCCATAGACTTAATGCCAGATATGGTGATGGGGCTGATATGGTCAGTGATATGAAATATCATATGCTGATGACCTAGCTAATCCACATAGGATACACCTCATTGGTCTGAACACCTCTTCACATGCCTGCTAGACAAATGATCTTGCAGTACTAGTAAGGGCTTAACAATTGTTTGTACTAGTTGTAACCAACATTCTGTGCTGAAAGTCCTATTTTACGTTTCCCTTGCATCTGGTGATAAAGGATGTATGAAATAGGCGTTCATATTTCTTCATTGTTTTCCTTTTGGCTGCAACTCCCTAGCAACTATGCCCCCTTGCACAGAGTCTATAAAACTGTGGTTCTTCTGCAGAGCTTAAATGGACAAATGTAATTTTCTGTACATTTTGTCCCACATGGAAGATCCATTGGAGAGAACAAGCTAATAGAAAAGTCAGAATGCATCATGCTACTGTCACATAGGTTTCCACAGTCTGTGTTAAGGCATATTGTGGTTTCAAATGAATGCAGTTGACTGAATCTTGAATCTCAAGGAAAGAGGTACTTTGTATATTATGAAAAAAGGATAGGTCAATAACAAAAAAAAGACAAGGTTAAAAATCGTTGTCTCTAAAACAAAACTTTAATATTATGATTTTTGATATCTTAAAGACCAGTATTTATTTTAAATTCTTAGTGGTAGCAATCTGAACCATAGTGCATGAAAAGCGCAAGGATAGTCTGGTTATTCATAGTTTTTTGGTTATCTAATGT includes:
- the purg gene encoding purine-rich element-binding protein gamma, with product MADTCSRGMERGRGRITSDSMTRGAYPQQYVHPGTQQQGIDIQELASKRVDIQKKRFYLDVKQSARGRFLKIAEVWIGRGRHDNIRKSKLTLSMSMAPDLRYCLGDFIDYYAHIGLRGGLVPRPEVQSNGQGRPQDSRRRQQDHHHAASVSPTGSAVSEEHTHRVLKSEFIERDNRKYYLDLKENQRGRFLRIRQTVSRGHGTMGYYGQGIEQTIVLPAQGLIEFRDALSQLIEDYGDGDATDERGRGNRNHEESPELPEAESFRVDNKRFYFDVGSNRYGVFLKISEVRQPYRNTITVPMKAWARFGENFIRYEGEMRRIFTCHEKRTETREDGEDQED